In Streptomyces sp. 71268, the DNA window CCGCTGGTCACGCCGGTGCCGACCGGGTCGACGTACTGGCTGGGCAGGTCGGTGAGGTGCCGGGTGCCCGGGTCGGCGATGCCCTCCTTCACCTGGGTGGCACCCCAGGTGTCCGTGCGCACCGGCGGGCCGAGCCGGATCGCGAACGCGCCGCGGGCCCTCAGGTACCGCGCCAGCGGGTCGAGCCACGGGGCGAGGTCGCCGCTCCAGTCGATGACCGGGCCCTCGGGCAGGTAGGCCAGCGTGTAGCGGTCGAGTCGCGGCACCGGGCGGTGCAGCACGAGCGCCGTGCCGACCAGCCGCCCGCCGTCGAACCAGCCGAGGGACTCGCTGCGCCACTCGGTCTTCACGCGCCCCCAGGCCGGGGTCTGCAGGAAGCTGACCGATCGCTGGGTCCGCACGAACGCGAAGTGCTCGGTGGCGAGGATCCGCCCGACGGTCAGCCGCACGCCCGCCTCCCACCGGCCACGGAGGACGAGGACGCCGAGGACCGGATCGCGGACCGGATCGAGGGCTGGACCGGGGACTGGACTGCCAGGTGGACCGAGGCCCGCGCCGGGGACCAGGCCGAGGCCCGCGCCGGGGACTCGGCCGAGGGGCCGGCCGGGGGCCCGGCCGCTGCTGTTCGTGCTGGTTCGCTGTACGCCATGCGCCCAGTCAAGGCAGCGTCGCGTTGTCGGCGCGTATCGGGTTTTCGATACGCCGACGATAGGCGCCGGCTCCTAACCTGAGGAACATGCGTGTTCTGGTCGTCGAGGACGAGCCCTACATGGCAGAGGCCATCCGCGATGGCCTGCGCCTGGAAGCCATCGCCGCGGACATCGCGGGCGACGGCGACACCGCGCTGGAACTGCTCGGTATCAACAGCTACGACATCGCCGTCCTCGACCGCGACATCCCGGGGCCCTCCGGCGACGAGGTCGCCCGGCGCATCGTCGCCTCCGGCAGCGGGATGCCGATCCTGATGCTCACCGCCGCCGACCGCCTCGACGACAAGGCCTCCGGGTTCGGACTCGGCGCCGACGACTACCTCACCAAGCCGTTCGAGCTCCAGGAGTTGGTGCTCCGGCTCAGGGCGCTCGACCGCAGGCGGGCCCACTCCAGGCCGCCCGTACGAGAGATCGCGGGCCTGCGCCTGGACCCCTTCCGCCGCGAGGTCTACCGCGACGACCGCTACGTCGCCCTCACCCGCAAGCAGTTCGCGGTGCTCGAAGTACTCGTCGCCGCCGAAGGCGGTGTGGTCAGCGCCGAGGAACTCTTGGAGCGGGCGTGGGACGAGAACGCCGACCCGTTCACCAACGCGGTGCGCATCACCGTCTCCGCGCTGCGCAAACGCCTCGGTGAACCCGGGATCATCTCCACCGTCCCGGGCGTCGGATACCGCATCGTCCCGACCGCCGGCAGCGGGTCCGCGGGTGGCGGTCGTGGATAGGCGTCCCGGCCTGAGCGTCCGCCTCAAACTCACCCTCAGCTACGCCGGGTTCCTGATGGTCGCGGGCGTCCTGTCGCTCGTCGCGGTGGGCGTGTACATGCTCCGGGAGGGGTGGCTACAGACCAACGAGTCGGGAGCGGTACGAGAGACCCCGGGCCTCCTCTTCGTGCGGGGTTTCGTCCCGACGGCCGCCCTGGTCATGGTGGCCCTCCTGGTCTTCGGCCTGCTGGGAGGATGGATGCTCGCCGGACGCATGCTCGCCCCCCTGGACCGCATCACCCGCGCCACCCGTACGGCCGCCGCCGGATCGCTCTCCCACCGGATCTGCCTCCCGGGCCGCGAGGACGAGTTCCGCGAACTCGCCGACGCCTTCGACACGATGCTCGCGCAGCTCGAAGCGCACGTCGAGGAACAGCGGAGGTTCGCCGCCAACGCCTCGCACGAGCTGCGCACCCCGCTGGCGATCTCGAAGACCCTCATCGACGTCGCCCGCGCCGACCCCCACCACGACACCGGCGCGCTCGTCGACCGCCTGCACACCGTCAACACCCGGGCCATCGACCTCACCGAGGCGCTCCTCGTCCTCAGCCGCGCGGGCCAACGGTCCTTCGCCCGGGAACCCGTCGACCTCTCCCTCACCGCGGAGGAGGCCACCGAGACGCTGCTCCCGCTCGCGGAGAAGCACGGCGTCACCCTGGAGACCCACGGCGACATCGCCCCCACGGCCGGATCGCCCGCCCTCCTGCTCCAGTTGGTCACCAACCTCGTGCAGAACGCCATCGTGCACAACCTGCCCACCGACGGCAGCGTGTGGGTGCACACCGAGGTCG includes these proteins:
- a CDS encoding response regulator transcription factor; translation: MRVLVVEDEPYMAEAIRDGLRLEAIAADIAGDGDTALELLGINSYDIAVLDRDIPGPSGDEVARRIVASGSGMPILMLTAADRLDDKASGFGLGADDYLTKPFELQELVLRLRALDRRRAHSRPPVREIAGLRLDPFRREVYRDDRYVALTRKQFAVLEVLVAAEGGVVSAEELLERAWDENADPFTNAVRITVSALRKRLGEPGIISTVPGVGYRIVPTAGSGSAGGGRG
- a CDS encoding HAMP domain-containing sensor histidine kinase, yielding MDRRPGLSVRLKLTLSYAGFLMVAGVLSLVAVGVYMLREGWLQTNESGAVRETPGLLFVRGFVPTAALVMVALLVFGLLGGWMLAGRMLAPLDRITRATRTAAAGSLSHRICLPGREDEFRELADAFDTMLAQLEAHVEEQRRFAANASHELRTPLAISKTLIDVARADPHHDTGALVDRLHTVNTRAIDLTEALLVLSRAGQRSFAREPVDLSLTAEEATETLLPLAEKHGVTLETHGDIAPTAGSPALLLQLVTNLVQNAIVHNLPTDGSVWVHTEVGPRSVALTVENTGEQLAPQLVATLAEPFRRGTDRIHTDQAGVGLGLAIAKTITQAHDGTLTLTPRPAGGLRVRVEFPATPTSGGG